In Herpetosiphon gulosus, a single window of DNA contains:
- a CDS encoding cyclic nucleotide-binding domain-containing protein yields MAPLALNLQVDALRSLPNLAELPTNEATILARIGVFRAFAAGDTIPIARLRSSQCYVILSGVADTVILDRDGEPISIGELGEGDFFGNSIFFSSHSLLYAVQAQTQIFALQWSIERLHEKKQHLPLFMRLLEASYLQRRAVSALSRVPLFSHVSVEERALLATQLTRQEFGRNTVIFEQGSAGQALYLIEQGQIAVEQHGVIVATLSDGDFFGEMALLSATPHNATLRCLTPTRCLQLPGAVFAAQVAQHASLEAAVRRVIDERVHHSERVRGDQTRQHLIKVAVRYGMFRGSHVLVRQPSQCPPDCRICEQACAERFGQTRMRLNGAKIEDWDITQSCRQCRVGAECVEACPEAAIQWDDNGALRITDACTGCNECVLACPYDAVESQTIFLQNQQGPLWQLWQRMRQQSNQIQPKTVASKCDLCAGYDDRACLSQCPTGSLQLISIEELFPF; encoded by the coding sequence ATGGCTCCTCTCGCGCTCAATCTCCAAGTTGATGCTTTGCGGAGCCTGCCTAATTTGGCCGAATTACCCACCAACGAAGCCACAATTTTGGCGCGAATTGGGGTTTTTCGAGCTTTTGCGGCAGGCGACACGATTCCGATTGCCCGTTTACGCAGTAGCCAATGCTATGTGATTTTGAGCGGCGTAGCCGATACGGTGATTCTTGATCGCGATGGTGAGCCGATTTCAATTGGCGAGTTGGGCGAGGGCGATTTTTTCGGCAATAGCATCTTTTTTAGCTCACATTCGCTGTTGTATGCCGTCCAAGCCCAAACCCAAATTTTCGCGTTGCAATGGTCGATTGAGCGTTTGCACGAAAAAAAGCAACATCTGCCATTATTTATGCGCTTGCTCGAAGCCAGCTATTTGCAACGTCGCGCCGTTAGTGCTTTGAGCCGCGTGCCGTTGTTCAGCCACGTCAGCGTTGAAGAACGGGCCTTGTTGGCAACTCAACTGACACGCCAAGAATTTGGCCGCAACACCGTGATTTTTGAGCAAGGCTCGGCTGGGCAAGCTTTGTATTTGATCGAACAAGGCCAAATTGCGGTCGAGCAACATGGCGTGATTGTGGCAACGCTCAGTGATGGTGATTTTTTTGGCGAGATGGCTTTACTTTCGGCAACACCCCACAATGCTACTTTACGTTGTTTAACCCCAACTCGCTGCTTGCAGCTACCTGGCGCAGTTTTTGCGGCTCAAGTTGCCCAACATGCTTCGCTTGAAGCAGCAGTTCGACGGGTGATCGATGAACGGGTGCATCATTCGGAGCGGGTGCGTGGCGACCAAACGCGTCAACATTTGATCAAAGTGGCGGTGCGCTATGGCATGTTTCGTGGCTCGCATGTGTTGGTGCGGCAGCCCTCGCAATGCCCGCCTGATTGCCGAATTTGTGAGCAGGCCTGTGCCGAGCGTTTTGGCCAAACCCGCATGCGGCTCAACGGTGCTAAAATCGAAGATTGGGATATTACTCAGAGTTGTCGTCAGTGTCGGGTTGGGGCTGAATGTGTTGAGGCTTGTCCCGAAGCTGCGATTCAGTGGGATGATAATGGGGCCTTACGCATTACTGATGCTTGCACTGGTTGCAACGAGTGTGTGCTGGCCTGCCCCTATGATGCGGTCGAATCGCAAACGATCTTTTTGCAAAACCAACAAGGCCCACTTTGGCAGCTTTGGCAGCGCATGCGCCAGCAATCAAATCAAATTCAGCCCAAAACTGTGGCTAGCAAGTGTGATTTATGTGCAGGCTATGATGATCGGGCCTGTTTGAGCCAATGTCCGACTGGCTCGTTGCAATTAATCTCAATCGAAGAGCTATTTCCCTTTTGA
- a CDS encoding alpha/beta hydrolase-fold protein — MWLTLILFVVGLGLAFGLGVMVGRQRAIPTSTPLEATPLVNFEFKIPADTAPGDQLYLTGSFNQWRPNDPTYVLSRSADIAYGAWPFTHGLQLDFKLTRGSWSNVEKSLDGSEIPNRTGIAASGAQVKGTVAAWADRQRDAAKIYDERVERVDFFSHALGITRTFYIYLPIETRSDENLRVPSLYLFRGHEREWINKTEDGTRGGNRNVIDVYEELRRHDRIGPMVLIFPGMTSANDAIHSLGINLHSAKLAADLSLGTGLFEDFIYRDLIPYVETHYPVLFGGAHRSLDGFSLGGFISVNQALRHPNEWASVGAYDGLFFWDDPENAEIIAARDSVFERDLFDANFGVPRDHTFAAQHNPLTLLRIDGAQASKLQWLIEYGPESAEPNVNYYRGTRLDELLREVGAHNRLSGVVPNANHSWQMADEHMRRSLPYHYQQTQ, encoded by the coding sequence ATGTGGTTGACCTTAATCTTATTTGTGGTTGGGCTGGGGCTGGCTTTTGGCTTGGGGGTGATGGTTGGGCGGCAACGCGCGATTCCAACATCTACTCCGCTCGAAGCCACTCCGTTGGTCAATTTTGAGTTTAAAATTCCTGCCGATACCGCGCCCGGCGATCAGTTATATTTGACTGGCTCGTTTAATCAGTGGCGACCAAATGATCCGACCTATGTGCTTTCGCGCAGCGCCGATATTGCCTATGGCGCTTGGCCCTTTACTCATGGCTTACAGCTTGATTTCAAGTTAACCCGCGGTTCATGGTCGAATGTCGAAAAATCGCTTGATGGCAGCGAAATTCCGAATCGCACTGGAATTGCTGCCAGCGGTGCGCAAGTTAAGGGTACAGTGGCGGCATGGGCTGATCGTCAGCGTGATGCGGCTAAAATCTACGATGAGCGGGTTGAACGAGTCGATTTTTTCAGCCATGCTTTGGGGATTACCCGCACATTTTATATTTATCTGCCAATTGAAACTCGTAGCGATGAAAACCTACGCGTGCCAAGCCTCTATCTTTTCCGTGGCCACGAACGCGAATGGATCAATAAAACCGAGGATGGTACACGCGGTGGTAATCGCAATGTGATTGATGTCTACGAGGAATTGCGCCGCCACGATCGAATTGGCCCAATGGTCTTGATTTTTCCTGGCATGACCAGCGCTAACGATGCAATCCATAGTTTGGGCATCAATTTGCATTCAGCCAAACTGGCGGCTGATCTCTCGCTCGGCACTGGGTTATTTGAAGATTTTATCTATCGCGATTTGATCCCCTATGTTGAAACCCATTATCCAGTGCTGTTTGGCGGTGCGCATCGCTCGCTTGATGGCTTTTCGTTGGGCGGCTTTATCAGCGTCAATCAAGCCTTGCGCCACCCCAACGAGTGGGCTTCGGTCGGGGCTTATGATGGCTTATTCTTCTGGGACGACCCTGAGAATGCCGAAATTATCGCCGCCCGCGATAGTGTCTTTGAGCGTGATTTATTTGATGCCAACTTTGGCGTGCCACGCGACCATACCTTTGCAGCCCAACATAATCCATTGACCTTGCTGCGAATTGATGGAGCGCAGGCTTCAAAATTGCAATGGTTGATCGAATATGGGCCTGAATCAGCCGAACCCAATGTCAATTATTATCGAGGAACGCGGCTCGATGAATTGTTGCGCGAAGTTGGGGCGCACAATCGGCTCAGCGGGGTTGTGCCAAATGCCAATCATTCATGGCAAATGGCCGATGAACATATGCGGCGCAGTTTACCCTATCACTATCAACAAACTCAATAA